AGCTCGGCACCGACCAGGGATTCTGCATCATTTGCGGTCTCGATCTCATCGAAGCGCACGATCATGAGGCGCTTTTGTTGACGTGACTGCGCGATTTTCGCGTCGCGTTCATCGCGACCGTCTTCGAAACGCAACCTCACAGGCGTGCCCTTGCACACCGCGTCGACGCCGATGCTCGACGGCGCGAGTTTTAGTTCACCGCGGACGCCGAACGTTCCGACGATTCGCCCGAGCGCGACATGACCCGCGCTCTTACGAGTCAGTCACGTCCGCCGCAACCGTGTCGCCTGCTCCTTCTCCTTCGTCATCGAGGTCTTCGACTTCGATGATTTCCACGCCGACTTTCCCTTCGGCGCTGGCGCGCACGAGCGTGCGTAAAGCCTGCGCAACGCGGCCTGCGCGTCCGACGACTTTACCTATGTCTTCCTGATCGACTTCCACTTCAAGTACAGGCCCGCGATCCGACGGCACGGTTTGTACCGCGATTACGCCGGGTTTGCTTACGAGCTTTTGCACGAGAAAATACAGCAGCTCGGCGGCGCGGCGGCTTGAGGTTGCGGGATCGGCCGCCGGCCGGCGCGTGCGCCTTCCGCGTGGACCACCACGTTCGCCGCCACCACGCTCCCCACGGCGGCGCGGCGGACCA
Above is a genomic segment from Candidatus Baltobacteraceae bacterium containing:
- the rimM gene encoding ribosome maturation factor RimM (Essential for efficient processing of 16S rRNA), whose product is MTRKSAGHVALGRIVGTFGVRGELKLAPSSIGVDAVCKGTPVRLRFEDGRDERDAKIAQSRQQKRLMIVRFDEIETANDAESLVGAELWTSRDNAALAENEYLDDDLIGCALLDGERTIGVVRAVRHYPAQDVLELEGGAMVPLVRAFVREIDVDARLIRVELPPGLVEGEAL
- a CDS encoding KH domain-containing protein; the encoded protein is MSAFDDEFGLFGEEAPREDEERKPTLGARRIASSETIIDDVELEEGGPPRRRGERGGGERGGPRGRRTRRPAADPATSSRRAAELLYFLVQKLVSKPGVIAVQTVPSDRGPVLEVEVDQEDIGKVVGRAGRVAQALRTLVRASAEGKVGVEIIEVEDLDDEGEGAGDTVAADVTDS